ctggatgttacatgtgacactgaaggctggagtaatgatgctgaaaattcagctttgcatcacaggaataaattattttttttttaaagtatattcaaatagaaaacttttattttaagttgtaataatatttcacaatactactgttttttttctgtatttttgatcaaataaatgcaggcttgatgagcagaagagactttcaaaaaaaacattaaaaataataatgtttccaaacttttggtctgtactgtatacacatataattacttttgtttctggttaatgtaataatatttttaattagcaattaattactttttaaatagtttaggtcttttaaataattaggcctatacaTCAGCAAATATATGGACAAGCTTTTTTCTAAAAAGTGTAAACCATCTTTAAGGTCAAATTCTTGCAtgtgggctgttaccaagcaaacaaaattgatctttgcaatgtagaaaacagaagctgcatctgaagtgccatttagatgtttttacacactgtttaatgcagctctgtgggacatggaatactttatactgcagttacaaattaataaataatgttttgatatttttaaacataaaacattgacaactgatgtttgaaattattttaaaaatgaaaaggtaccttaaatgtgaaattaaaaaaaccgccagtaggtggcagcgagtcactgttaatagaggtgagtcattgcgattgaaccgaatcatttaagcggttgattcattcaggaatgaaacactatcatgttgctcagagacgccaaaacagtggctgtgtttggaatgatttttgtttttagaaatagagcaaaatcatctaatatggtgtctaaaaagcgtaagtctcttaatattaacttcttgtttttatgaactgttgtataaaatcaatatcacatttgtaattatgctgacttttggagaaaaacgtcactcttcatGTGATAggaactatatgaaattatataaatctatacattttctgccccatatcttGATAATTCTTGATAATTCTAAATTTCCAATGAAGaaacttcaggagagcgcacactcagcatgttcctctgaccatcaacggtgcgactgtggaaaGTGAgtagcaccaagttcctgggtgtgcacatcacagagggacctctcctggacccgacaacactgcagcactggccaagaaatcacagcagcgtctctacttcctcctcgcaaactgaggagagccagagccccccacctcccatcatgtacaccttctacagaggcaccatcgagagcattctgacgagctgcatcactgtgtggtggcgcctgcaacgcgcccctgccggaagactctgcaacgcatagtgagagcagctgagaagatcattggtgtctccctccccctccccttcaGGACATTTAtagaacccgtctcacccgtaaagcctctgcatcgcaggtgatcccactcacccgtcacacagcttcttccagtctgctgccatcaggggaggagactgcggagtctcaggccaggaccagcagactgaaggacagcttcatccatcaggctgtcaggaagctgaactcgctccccgAACATCCCTCttccccgtccctcttctgcctcaggtaccactgaactatgaaccccccctccctctaacatctacgatgtcatgcaccagtcactttgtgcagcagtggtctgctcactacctcatccaccatggaactgacatcattctaccacctcatcagtcagtttaataaaataactgctcttgagccctttgtcacttttaatcagactgaataagctattttttatgcactaaaaatcttttttatctgcactgtttgttcactggttttgcactctatctgccatgtgccttgcgctgcttttatttaaccttatttttattttatttttttctattatgtctttttttacatttcccttattgtatagttttatcttatattttatatttgatctagatttttaggctctactgttagtgttatctgtatgcacggGGGTCTGAGAGTAGCGCAATTtctgattctctgtatgtatgtactgtacatgtggaagaattgacaataaaagcagacttgacttgacttgacttgacttgaaagaacgcactataaatgcgtaTGCGCACTAGTCTAGACCATCACACGAAATGTGTGCGCGGACTGCGCACTcaagtgtttttgtttgcttttcgcaATATACTTGTTAAAACCGCACATATACAGCACATCAATATCATGGTAAAAAATGTAACcatatggtttttatattttatatgaaaaaacaGTGGTatatacataaatgcacaaacactaatctaaacaatactttaaaatatattctattaggctactcctttaatacatttaatatatgtctattaaataaaaattcgaTATGAATATCCCACATGACATTTATGACAAAATGCATGGTGCAGTTAacgttagtgttactacagtaaatccgtGGTACATAATGGCAATTTGTATattgaaaagccttctgactaTATCGTCCTTGCACACGTTTCTCCTGTGTTTGTCAGCGCTGTTTTAAGCTGTTTCGTGTTCTTCACACCGGATCTCCACAGCGCTGTAGTGGTCGCTGTGTATTCAATAACAGGACGTGGGAGGGGAAGGCAGCTACTCTGGTGGCGCCAATCTGCAGTCTTTTTGGTGGCTGCAgcaggtgcttttttttttttttttttttttcatttcttaaacCACTGTgaatttacattatgcattttaaattaatagtacccactgcaaatcatcctaggggtggccagagtttatacagtggtggccGTGGCTCTATCAGGAGGTTGCAGGCGCTGGCTTTCATGCgttttctttttatgtgtgtgtgttttttttttttttttttttttttttttgtgtgtgtaatttccGATCCGATACTTCTCGTCTGAAACTTCCTCTTTCAGCAGACAGTGTGTAGCATAATCCTCTGGCGCAGAACACGTTGCCTTCATATGCGACAAAGAACtccatttttttaatcaagagcTCTTAAAAGCGGTGAGGACttgaatttattacattaatgtgtGAATCGTGTCTAACTGAATGAGACAGAATGtcaaatttagcaaataaatcAACGATTAGCTTCCACTGTCTGTGCTGTAGTTTTTGTCTTTTCACAGACTAAACATATAGGTAGcctaacttttttatttcattcaaaaatctCTTTTAATATCAAACGTTTTATTGTCGTTGGTGAAAGAGTCTGATCACTTccctttcattgttttatttatttagttatttattcatttatttattttagatcagATGATGTCAAGCGCAAATGGCTCGTCGCAGTGTCGTCTGGGTGTAGTAGTGACATTGGCAAGTGTCATCTCTTTGAGCATCATGTTTTCCCGGTTCTCACCTTCACACAACTGTCCACCGCCACTTCCTAAACCCAAACTAAACTCAGAACAAAACTGTGCAAAAGCAACAACTGCCAAGAGCAACAACTCTGTAACTGAGAAGGCAGAGGAGAAACCTATAGTTCTGTTATGGGTCTGGCCTGAAAATTATAGGTTTGAGTTCAGTGACTGCAAAAAGTTTTACAATATTGATAATTGTCATCTGACGGATGATAGAGCTCTCTACAATGATGCAGATGATGTGATCATTTTTCATAAAGCCATCAGCTGGGATCTGTCCAACCTTCCTCCATCTCCTCGTCCTCCGTTCCAGAGGTGGATTTGGATGCATTTGGAATCACCAACCAACACCAAAAGGATACCAGGTCTGGAAAACCTGTTCAATCTCACTCTCAGCTACAGACAGGATGCTGATATTCCTGTACGGATGCGCTTGATGACCAGGAAGAAACCTAATGAGGATTTTGTGATTCCCAAAAAGGACAAACTGGTGTGTTGGATTGTAAGTAACAATAGTCCCTCAACTGGTGTCAACACAAGGAACATTTTTTACAGAGAATTCAGCAAATACATACAAGTGACTTTGTTCGGAAGGGCCTATGCAAAGTTCATGGATTATAATGATTACTATCCAACCATGGCCAGCTGCAAATTTTACCTTGCCTTTGAGAACTCCATTCACAAGGACTACCTCACCGAGAAGATAAAGGGGCGGCTCATGGCAGGTACCGTCCCTGTGGTGTTGGGTCCTCCGAGAAGAAACTATGAAATCTTTGTTCCTGCTGAGTCCTTCATTCATGTGAATGACTTCCCAGATGCAAAGTCACTAGTCGAATATCTGCTTCATCTGGACAAGGATGAAGATGCATATCGCAAGTACTTTAACTGGAGGAAACATCTCACTCCAAGTCCTCATTTAATATTACAGACACAAGAGTTTATTCTGCCTATTTGCTCTGCCTGTGACCATGTAGCACGACGCGGGGAATATAAAGAAGCTCATGATCTCTATGATTGGTACTTCAATTAAAGTTACCTCAGGTTTTGGAGTTTGATTCAAATAGTGATTCATATTACTctacaaatatttgtaataataactTTTGTAGATGGTATCACTTGTGTTTGTATCTTTTCATCTTCAAGTCCCTTTTaaatctggatcatattcagGAAGAAAGACAACAATAAGTTTGTTTAGTGTTACTATATACATAGGCTacaattttctgtatttctgtctcCATGTGTGTGCAATAGAGGCCTCATATATAACATGAGGAAATTCAAATCTCAAGTCAACTCAAGCAGTGCTTCTCCAAACTAGGGAAAATAACAGGTAAAGTGCAAGTATCATACGCTATTGATTTATAACAGAAACATTCATTGCAAACAAACATGCTTCACATGAACTGCCATCTGGTTATAGGCTGTCATGCACTTCCATAGCACACTCTggaaacattttttgttcataaaaataggagaaaaaaattttaaaacttactttatttattttacttttactaatTGTTTAAAATTACTTCATAAGAGTCTTTATATTGTTCCTTACTTCTCACCTTACAGTCAGTGAGCAAGTTTTATTATGCCACCATGACCAGGCTTACACACTTAGAAAAGCGTTATCAAACGACATACAGAggaatataagaaaatatttaacagttgTTGGTCCATTATTTGTAGCGTATCCTAAAGATACCTGTGGCAAATACCAGTGGCTGTAAATCGTTTAACACAGGaaacaaattataacattttgtgcacaaatgaACAATTAGAAATGGACTGTGTGGTGGCTgctttctgtccatgtgctttagatgtgtgcactcagaaaaccctatatTAGAAGTTTAAACTCATGGTTTAAAACCCATGATTTCAGCGGGATACACATGAGGGCGTAGGCAGCGGAGGGCCTGACGGGCACAGGCCCGCCCCACTCTAATGAAAAAGCCCCCATCCCAACACTGTAAATAGAATACTGTAGAAATTTACAGTAACTTGCTGGCAGCAATTAGCAAGTAAGTTGCTGTAGTTCATTTCACAGTATGCTTACTAATAAACTTAATTGcagtaacttttaaaaatactgtaaacttttttacagtaataatcaCAGTACTGTGTTTCATCACCTCACATATTATACTACTGTAATAGGGATTACTGCATTAATTTTGTGTACTGTAAAATGAAGACACTGTTTTTGTCACACAAAATGCCCTTTATTGACAACTTTTCAcactttaaaattctaaattcataaaataaaaatagcatagcaaaaacattttttttcaataggTAAACATTTTTCTGTTAACATTTCATTT
The window above is part of the Cyprinus carpio isolate SPL01 unplaced genomic scaffold, ASM1834038v1 S000006169, whole genome shotgun sequence genome. Proteins encoded here:
- the LOC122134651 gene encoding 4-galactosyl-N-acetylglucosaminide 3-alpha-L-fucosyltransferase 9-like: MMSSANGSSQCRLGVVVTLASVISLSIMFSRFSPSHNCPPPLPKPKLNSEQNCAKATTAKSNNSVTEKAEEKPIVLLWVWPENYRFEFSDCKKFYNIDNCHLTDDRALYNDADDVIIFHKAISWDLSNLPPSPRPPFQRWIWMHLESPTNTKRIPGLENLFNLTLSYRQDADIPVRMRLMTRKKPNEDFVIPKKDKLVCWIVSNNSPSTGVNTRNIFYREFSKYIQVTLFGRAYAKFMDYNDYYPTMASCKFYLAFENSIHKDYLTEKIKGRLMAGTVPVVLGPPRRNYEIFVPAESFIHVNDFPDAKSLVEYLLHLDKDEDAYRKYFNWRKHLTPSPHLILQTQEFILPICSACDHVARRGEYKEAHDLYDWYFN